Genomic DNA from Acuticoccus sp. MNP-M23:
GACGACGGCGGTCTGGCGTTCGATTTTCTGGCCGATCAGGTGCTGGCGGACGGCAGTGAGAAGAACCACCTCACCGGCCACGCCAACGGGCTCATCACCATCAACATCGCCGAGGGCGACGATGCGGAACGCGAACGGCGCCGCACGTCCATGGGCGAGCCGTACCGCACGCTGGTCGGCCACTTTCGCCACGAGGTCGGGCATTATTATTGGGACCGGATGGTAGCCACGGACCCGGCGCGGCTGGAAAGCTTCCGCGCGCTCTTCGGCGATGACCGGGAGGATTATGGCGAGGCGCTGAAGCGTCATTATGATGAGGGCGCGCCGGCCGACTGGGCCGACAATTTCATTTCCACATACGCCACCGCGCACGCATGGGAGGATTTTGCCGAAACCTTCGCCCACTATGTTCACATGGTGGACGGGCTGGAGACGGCTGCGGCGTTCGGCGCTGGCGTTGGCAATGTTGCGCCGATTGCAGACCCGTATCAGGCGACAGATTCCGCCGCGCTGGTTGCGGCCTGGGTGCCGACGACGGTGGCCATCAACGCGATCAACCGCTCGATGGGTCAGCCTGACCTTTACCCGTTCGTCCTGTCAGGCCCGGTGAGCGAGAAGCTCGCCTTCATTCACGACATGGTGCATCGCGTCCCCGTCGCGGCGGGCTGAAGCACAACCGGACGGAACAGCCGCGCGCATGATGGAATGAGACCCGCGCGGCAGGCTCCGGTCAGAGCTTGCCGCGAGGCGAACAGCCGCCCTGTTTATCGTGCAGTGGCTGCGGTGCGGCGAGAAACCCGGATTGCGTGAACCAATCGCGGCGTTTGCTCGCCAGACCGCCGTGATCCGTCCATCAGGCGTGGATGGAAAGCGGGCCCTGCTTGCCGATGGCGCCCGGGGCAACCTGCGGCTCCTGGTTCAGCCATGCCGCGATTTCAGAGAGCGCATCCGGGCGGACGCGGATCATCCGGCGCTGCCGGTCGATGCGACGCTCCACAAGGCCCGCGGACTCGAGGACGCGCAGGTGCCGGGAAATTGCCGGGGCCGTCACGCTGAACGGTGCGGCAATCGCGCCAACGGGAAGTTCCCCGTCGGACAGCAGCCTCCGTACGATCGCAAAGCGTGTGTCGTCTGCGAGTGCCGCGAAAATTGCGAGCAAACCATTAGAATCCGTCATGTCAATCTCCCGTATGGGTTGCATTAATTGATTATTAGTACCTTTGCGGGCATTTTGCAACCTTGATTTGCATAGACCCCTTGAATGATCCGATAGTGATTTAAGAATGTGGTCGAGTTATGGCGAGATTTAATAACAACGAAAAAAGCCGGCCCCGCTGGGGACCGGCTTCATTATCAAAGGCCTGACTGGCAGGGATCAGGGCAGGCGGCAGGTGTGGCGAACGCCGTCATAACCCAGATACGTCCCGTCGCTGGCGCGGAACGAGTTGTATTTCATGTCACAGCGGCGATACCACTCCGAAGAGTAGGGCGCGACGCCGTATCCGGGCTCAACCACCACAACCTCAGGCTGCCTGTTCACGGAGCCGGCAATGGCTGCACCGGCGGCAAGGCCGACCAGGCCAGCAGCCAACGCTGCGCCGTTGTTATCGTACCAACCGCCATCGTTGTAGTAGTACCAGCGATTGTTGCGGTAGATGCGGTTGCGCTCCTGCCGGGCCACGCGGCGGCGGGTGTTGCGCCTCACGTTGCGCCGGACCTGGCGGTTGCGCTGCGTGGCACGGCGGTTGGCGCGCCTGCGCTCCTGGCGTCGGATCCGCAAGCGCCGCTGGCGCGCGGTCTCGGCAACCTGGACACCCTCCCCTGCGGCAGCATCCTCGGTTGCCGCATTTGCCATCACGTCAGCAAAGTGCGGGGTGATGGTCAGCGGCGTCGGGCCGCCATGAACCGCTGCGCTGGCAGTCCCCATGGGCGCTCCCAGCGCCATCGCGGCCGTGAGACCGATCCATGCGGCCGGCCGACGAATTCGATCGAACAACATTGTACTCTCCTTGGTGCGTGCTGCCGCGGACGCCTTCCTTGGCAACCGAATAATGCCAATATCGTCCCGTGACCATGAATGTCGCTTGAACGTTTTACCGCCGGAGCAGAACGGGGCAAGGGTCGCCCATGGCCAGAACACTCAACTTGCAGACATCCGTCTGCGAAGGATTGCCGGCCGGTAAAACCGCGCGACCCTCCGCCCCGCAGAGCTATCACACCAATTCAGATCAAGATATGATACGACTTGCGACCCGCCGCCCGGCGGCCCGTATGTCGACCTCAAGCGCGCCAGGCCCCCATCGATGACCGATGAACGCAACGCCGGAGTACCGAGGCCGGCCCGGCGCAATCTGGTGCTGGAAGTGATCGAGGATCTCCGCAACCAGATTGCCGGCGGCACCTACAAGCCCGGCGAACGTCTGCCGCCGGAAAGCCAGCTCACCGAGCAGTTCAAGGTCAGCCGAACCGTGGTGCGGGAAGCCATCGCCGGCTTGCGCGCCGATGGCCTCGTGGAGCCCCGGCAAGGCGCAGGCGTCTTCGTGCTCGAACCTGCAATCGACGAAGCCAAGCCGTTTCAGATCCTCGACTGGGACCGGATCTCGGCCATCATCGAGATGCTGGAACTGCGCGCCGCGGTGGAGATGGAGGCCGCATCCCTCGCCGCCAACCGCCGCTCCCCGGTCCAGGAAGATGCGATCATGGATGCCTGTACCGAGCTGCGCCGCTGCGCGGCCGCGGGCATCCTCACCACGGAAGCAGACCTTGCCTTCCACCTTGCCATCGCAGATGCCACCAATAATCCGCGCTTTCGCGAATTTCTGGAGGTGATGGGCGTTGGCGCCATCCCCCGCGCCGCCATGCGCGCCGAAATCAGCAGCGTAATCACGCCGGACTACATCGAGATGCTCTGCAACGAGCACGACCAGATTGCCGATGCGATCTGCCGGACAGATCCGGGCGCCGCCCGCGAGGCCATGCGCGACCATCTGAAGCGCAGCCAGCAGCGCTATCGCGATCTGGCGCGACACCGTCCCGCAACTCATCATACGAGTTGAACAGATTCGTCATTTGTGCTGATTTGCAAGCCGAACGACAGGCGAAGGACGCAGGATGACCCCTCAAGACCTCAAGGCAGCACTCGGCAGTGGGCTGCTTTCTTTCCCGGTGACGGCATTCGATGCCAACGGCGCCTTTACCAGAGAGCCGTACCAGGCCCACGTCGAATGGCTGTCCGGCTACAATGCGGCGACCCTGTTTGCCGCAGGAGGCACCGGCGAGTTCTTCTCCCTTGCCCCCCGCGAAATTCCCGAAATCGTCACCGCGGCCAAGGAAGCGGCCGGCAACACGCCCATCGTGTCCGGCTGCGGTTACGGCACCGAGATTGCCATCGAGATCGCCCGCTCCGTGGAGCGCGCCGGCGGCGACGGCATCCTCCTCCTGCCGCACTACCTGATCGACGCACCGCAGGAGGGCCTTTTCGCCCACATCAAGGCGGTCTGCGACGCGATCGGCATCGGCGTGATGGTCTACAACCGCGACAATTCCATTCTGGAGGCCGACACCCTTGCCCGCCTTTGCGATGCGTGCCCCAACCTCGTCGGCTTCAAGGACGGGTCGGGCGACATCGGCAAGGTGCGCCAGATCACGGCAAAGATGGGTGACCGGCTCACCTATCTGGGCGGAATGCCCACCGCCGAGCTGTTTGCCGAAGCCTATCTCGGCGCAGGCTTCACCACCTATTCGTCGGCGGTGTTCAACTTCGTTCCGGCGCTGGCGCAGGAGTTCTACAAGGCCCTGCGCGGCGGTGACATCGCCCGTTGCACGGCGATCCTGAATGATTTCTTCTATCCGTTCATGGCCATCCGCAACCGCCAGAAGGGCTACGCCGTCAGCGCGATCAAGGCCGGCGTGCGCCTGCGCGGCTTCAAGGCCGGCGGCGTCCGCTCCCCGCTCACCGATCTCACCGGCGAGGAAGAGGCCATGATGTCCCGCCTCATGGACCAGGTGGACGCCAACTCCGTCGAGGCATGATGTGATCATCACAGACGTTTCCGTCCGCACCTTCAGGACCAAGACGAAGCGCCATTCCGACAGCGCAGGGCACGGCCACCCCGGCCCTGCTCACAAGGTCGCGCAATCCCTGCTCACCGTCACCACCGAGGACGGTCACGAGGGCCATGCGTTTGCGGCGCCGCAAGTGGTCCGCCCGCACCTCATCGACAAGTACGTGAAGAAGGTGCTGATCGGGCAGGATGCGCGCGACCGGGAACGCCTGTGGCACGATCTGGCGCACTGGCAGCGCGGCTCCGCGGCCCAACTGACCGACCGCACCCTCGCCATCGTCGACTGCGCGCTGTGGGACCTTGCCGGCCGGGCGCTCAACCAGCCGGTCCACAAGCTCATCGGCGCCTACCGCGACAAGGTGCCCGCCTACGGCTCCACCATGTGCGGCGACGAGCTGGAAGGCGGCCTTGCCACCCCCGACGACTATGGCAGGTTTGCGCAGAAGCTGGTTGCCCGCGGCTACAAGGGCATCAAGCTCCACACCTGGATGCCGCCGGTCTCCTGGGCGCCGGACGTGAAGGCGGACCTCAGGGCATGCGCTGCCGTGCGCGAGGCGGTCGGCCCCGACATTGCGCTGATGATCGACGCCTTCCACTGGTACTCCCGGCTCGACGCACTGGCCCTTGGCCGCGGCCTCGAAAAACTGGGCTTTGCCTGGATCGAGGAGCCGATGGACGAGCAGTCGATGTCGTCCTATGCGTGGCTTGCCGGCGCGCTCGACATCCCCGTGCTCGGCCCCGAAACCGCGGCAGGCAAGTTCTGGGCACGGGCCGAGTGGGTGAAGGCCGGCGCGGTCGATATCCTGCGCACCGGCGTTCACGATGTGGGCGGCATCACCCCAGCGCTGAAAACCATGCGCATGGCCGAATGCTTCGGCATGGACTGCGAGGTCCACGGCAACGGCGCGGCCAACCTCATTGTCGCCGCCGCCTCGCGCAACTGCCGCTGGTACGAGCGCGGCCTCCTCCACCCCTTCCTCGAATATGACGACGGGCACGACTACCTGAAGACGCTGGCCGACCCCATGGACGAGGACGGTTTCGTCCACCTCTCCGACAGGCCGGGCCTCGGCGAAGAGATCGACTTCGACCACATCGAGAACAACCGCGTCGCCTGAGCCAGCTTCCCGAGGGACCGGCACGGGTCAAGGGCGCCGAAGGCGGGCGAAGCCTTCACCCTTGACGCGTGCCGGGCCCGGCACACGCTCGCATCAGGGGTTCAGGACAGAAGGACGCGAAGCGGCCATCTGCCCTGAACCCCTGCCACGTGGCGAACGGGAGGGAGCACGAGGGAGGAAATCCCTCGTCTTTCAAGTAATAATGTCGGCGCGGTCGCGCCGTCCGCCCTATGCCTCCGGCTCTTCCTGGGCCGGGCTGAAGGGGCGGGCCGAGGAACGGGCACCAATGTCCTGCCCGCGGATCTGCTCGCGCCACAGGGTGTAAAGGCCGGCCGCCACCACGATGGCAGCGCCGATCAGCGTCATGGTGTCCGGCACCTGCCCGAAGCCGAAATAGCCGATCAGCAGCGCCCAGATCAGCACCGTGTAGCGAAACGGCGAGACCGCACTCACATCGCCGAACCGCATGGAGCCGACATTCGTCACGTAGCCGACGATAATGAAGGCGGCCGAGCATGCGGCCAGCAATGCTTCCCGCCCCACCGGCACCTTCCACCCCTCGAAGGGGATGACGAGGCCGGACACCACCGTGATGCAGACCGCGGAGATCGCGCTGGCGTACAGCGTCGGCGTCGCGGCGCTCATGCCGCGGGTGCCAAGGTCGCGCAACACGATGAAGAGCACCGCAAACACCGCGAAGATGGCATAAAGGTCGAAGTCGGCCCCTCCGGGCCGCAGCATCACCAGCATCCCGATAAAGCCGACCATGATGGCCGACCAGCGGCGCCACCCCACCTTTTCGCCGAGGAACAGCGCGGCGGCCATGGTGACGGCCAGCGGCGCGCCCTGGAGCACCGCCGTCGCATTGGCCAGCGGCATGTGGGACAGCGCCATCATGAATGACGCCGTCCCCAGGATCTCGCCTATGGAGCGGAAGACGAGAGGGCGGATCTCGTGCCGGGCCGGGCGGAAGCGCAAGGCGCCGGTGGCCTGCGCCCATGCCACCAGGATCGCGGACGCGAACAGGCCGCGGATGAAGATCGTCTGCGCCACCGGCGACGTCTCGAAGTTCTCCTTCATGAAACCGTCGTTGATACAGAACGCGCCCATGGAGACGCACATCAGCAGCGCCCCCTTGGCATTGTCGGACATGGCCATGAATCAGTTTCCGGACGCGCGCTCGCGCAGTTCGCGCTGCCGCATGGGCATCGCGTCGATTGTGTTGAAGAGCTCGTCTGCCGGGAGGGCTTCGTCCCGGGTGAGCTTAGCGCCCCCGTCCAGGCCGATGAGCACCACGCGGAACGCTGCATCGGGCACGCGAAAGCGCCGGCGGAGGCGCTTCGCATCCGCGTCCGGCGCCGGCGCACCGAAAATCGTGAACACCCGGTCCATCTCGACCACGTAGACCGCGATCTTGCGGGGCGTCAGCCCGGCCTTGTTGTCGGCAAGGATTGTCGTCTGGCGCGACAGGCTGGTGTTGTCCGCCGCCGGGGTGAAGACGAGGAGCGGCCGGTACTGCCAGCGCACCTCGTCCAGATCGCTTGCCATGGCCGCCCCTCCGAACACCGAAAACAGGACCGCGACAAGCGCGCGGATCACGCCGCTTTTTCCATCTCGGTCAGGATGGCATCGGTCATTTCGCTGGTGGACAGCGCAGCGCCGCCTGCCGCGATATCCGAGGTGCGGGCGCCCTTGTCCAGCGCCGCCGCAATCGCGCCGTCCACCAGATCCGCCTCGGCCGTCATGCCGAAGGAATATTTCAGCGCCATCGCGAGCGAGCCGATCATTGCGATCGGGTTGGCAAGGCCCTGGCCCGCAATGTCGGGCGCGGACCCGTGGACCGGCTCGTACAGCGCGCGGCGGCGGCCGGACTTCGCGTCCACCGCCCCCAGCGATGCGGACGGCAGCATCCCCAGCGACCCGGTGAGCTGCGCTGCAATGTCGGACAGGAGGTCGCCGAAGAGGTTGTCGGTGACGATCACGTCGAACTGCTTGGGTGCGCGCACCAGCTGCATGGCGCCGGCGTCGGCGAGCATGTGGTCCAGCACGATGTCGGTGTTGCCGTCGTCGCGGGCGGCCTGCACCACCTCGCGCCACAAGACGCCGGTCTTCATGACGTTGCGTTTTTCCATGCTCGTCACGCGGGGCGCGTTGCCGCCGGTGGCGCGGGCACGGGCAAGCTCGAAGGCGGCACGGGCGATCCGGTCGATCTCGTAGGTGTCGTAAACCTGCGTGTCGACGGCGCGCTTCTGGCCGTTGCCGATATCCTCGATGGTCTTCGGCTCACCGAAATACACGCCCCCGGTCAATTCGCGCAGGATCACGATGTCGAGGCCTTCGACCACGTCGCGCTTCAGCGACGAGGAGTCGGCCAGCGCCGGATAGCAGATGGCCGGGCGGATGTTGGCGAACAGCTCGAATGCCTTGCGCAAACGCAGGAGGCCGGCTTCGGGGCGCAGGTCGTAGGCAAGGTCGTCATATTGCGGGCCGCCGACGGCGCCGAACAGGATCGCATCTGCGGCTTCTGCCGTCGCCATTGTTTCCTCGGAGACCGGGGCGCCCTCGGCGTCCACCGCAGCGCCGCCGACCAACCCTTCGGCAAGCTCGAACGCCGCCCCGCGGCGGTTGAAGAATTCGATCACGCGGCGGGTTTCGGCCATCACTTCGGGGCCAATGCCGTCACCGGCGAGAAGGAGAAGGGAAGGCATGGCGTTCCTTGCTTTTGGAAAGATCGCCTCTTCTCTACGCCCAAGTCGGTCCCGCGTTCAATTCGTGTCGAGCACCGCGCCGAAGGTGATCGGGTCTGTATTGGCACCGCAGACGAGAACCCCGACCCGCTCGCCGGGTGCCGGCCGGTAGGCGCCGGACGACAACGCCGCATAGGCCGCCGCACCGCCGGGCTCGGTGACAAGCCGCGCCTCGCGCCACAGGGTGCGCTGCGCGGCGCGGATGGCCGCATCCGTGACCAGCTTCACCTCGGCAACGCGCAGCCGCGCAATGGTGAAGTTCAGCGCCCCGGCGCTGCGTGCGCCAAGCGAGTCGGCGGCGATGCTGTCGACCTTGACGTCGACCGGCCCGCCAGCTTCCAGCGCGTTATAGAGGCATCGCGAGCCCTCCGGCTCCACGCCCACCACGCGGATCCGCTTGCCGAAATATGCGGCGATGCCCGCAATCAGCCCGCCACCGCCGACCGCGACGAGCACCGTGTCGAGCCCCGCACTCTGCTGCTCCCATTCGCGCGCGACGGTGCCCTGGCCGGTGATGGTCGGCTCCGCGTCGTAGGCATGGATGCTCATCGCGCCGGTTTCAGCCTGGTAGGCCTCGCAGGCGGCCAGCGCATCGGCGTAGCGTGCGCCACCGATGTGAATCTCGGCCTTCGCGGCGCGGATTGCGGCGATCTTTGCGGGGCTTGCAATCTCGGGCACGAAGATCGCCGCCTTGTGGCCAAGTTCGCGCGCGGCGTGGGCAACGGCGATGCCGTGGTTGCCGCCCGATGCCGCCGCCACGCCAGACGCCGGCACCTTTTGCGACAACAGCGTGTTGAACGCGCCCCGTGCCTTGAACGAGCCCGTGACCTGCAACTGTTCGAGCTTCAGTTCGCACGGCACCGGGCCGCGCAGCGCCAGAAGCGGGGTGCGCCGCACGTAGGGCGCAATCCGCTCCGCGGCTGCGTCAATGTCGCCTGCGTCAATCATGCCATTGCCCTGACAGGAACGTGTTCCTGCAATTTCTGTTTTATTACGAAACCGGAGGTTACAAACGCCATGGAAGATTTATCCCTCGTCCTCGTCCTGGCCATCGCCACGCTGGTGGTCGTCGCCCTTTTTGCCGCCTACCAGCGCTACCGTGCCTACCAGGCGAAGATCGAAAACGAGCATTCGTCGCTGATGGACGATCCGCGCATGACCCACAACGAGCCGCGGATGCCGTACGGCACCGAGGGGCCGGACGGCAACCCGCGGCCGCGCTCATAGGAGGTCCAGCACGCCGCGGACGATGAGGTGGAGGCCAAGCATGGTCAGCACCACCTTCAGCGCCATACGCAACGCCTGTTCGGGAAGCGAGCGCAGGAGCCGCGCGCCGATCAGCGTTCCGACAAAGCCGCTCGCAATCAGCGCGGCGACCAGCGGCAGCCACGGCATGAAATTGAAGCCCAGAATGCCGAACGCGATGACCTTGAGGGCGTGCTGCACGGTCATCGCCGCGCCATTGGTGGCAACGAGGCCGATGTGCGACAGCCCCGTCTGCCGCATCATCGCAATCACGAACGGCCCCGTGGCCCCGATGAACATGGTCAGGATCGACGCGCCGGCCCCGCCGATGGCCAGCACGGCCGGCTGACCCCGCCCGAATGGCGGTGGCTTGACCCAGGTCGTGACCGTGACGAAGACGCCGATGGCCAGGAGGATGGTCGCTTCCGGCAGGTCCGTCACCAGCGCCGCGCCAATGGCGACGCCCACGGTTGCACCCAGAACGAACGGCAGCAGAAGCCGGTAGTTCACCTGCCTTGCAAGGACGATGGTCCGGCCGGCATTGGAGCCGACCTGGATGATTCCGTGCAGGGCAATCAGCGCCTCGATGGGCACCACGAAGGTGAGCGCCACCAGGAAAACGATGCCTCCGCCGATCCCCACAGCCGCCGTCAGGGCGCTGGACAGAAGCGACACCACCATCAGCGCCGCGGCGGCGCCCCAGGTGATGCCATCCGGCAGGAATGCGATCACCGGCGGCTCACGGGCTGGGGTTGCCGTGGGCGCGCTGAACCTTGTCGATCTCGGCGAGAAGGTCGTCGCCCAGCGTGATGTCGGCAGCGTCGATCACGCTTTTCAGCTGCTCCATTCTGGTTGCGCCGATGATGACGCTGGTCATGAACGGGCGCGACATGGCGAACGCGATTGCCATCTGCGCCGGGTCGAGCCCGGCCTCCTCGGCCAGGGCCACGTACTTGTCGTTGGCCACCTCGGCGCCGGGGCCTTCATAGCGGGTCAGGCGATTGTACAGCGTCTTGCGGGCGCCCTCGGGCAGAGCGCCGCCGCGGTACTTTCCGGTGAGGTAGCCCTGCGCCAGCGCGGAGTAGGCCAGCAAGGACACGTCTTCGCGCAGCGCCGCCTCGGCAAGGTTCACCTCGAACGTGCGGTTGACGAGGCTGTAGGCATTCTGGATCGAGGCAATGCGCGGCCCGTGGCCTGCGTCCGCTGCCGCAATCCACTTCATCAGCCCCCAGGTGGATTCGTTGGAAATGCCGATGTGGAGGACCTTGCCGGCCTTCACCAGCCGGTCCAGCGCCTCAAGGCTCTCGTGGATCGGCGTTTCGTCGTCGACCTTTTTCGGCGTGTTGTAGACCATGGGGTTGGAGCCGAACTGGGTGGTCGTCCGGTCCGGCCAGTGGACCTGGTAAAGATCGATCCTGTCGGTCTTCAGCCGCTTCAGGCTCTTGTTGACGGCCTCTTCGATGTCGCGGGCGGTAAGGCGCGGCTCGCGATCACCATCGCGGAACCAGCGGTTTTCGGAACGGCCGAGCACCTTGCTGGCGAGGATGATCTTGTCGCGGGTGCCGCGCGCCGCCATCCAGTTGCCGATGATTTCCTCGGTCCGCCCCAGCGTTTCGGCGGCTGTGGGCGTCGGGTAGAGTTCGGCGGCGTCCCACAGATTGAGGCCGCGCTCCAGCGCATAGTCCATCTGCGCGAAGCCTTCGTCTTCGGTGTTCTGCGTTCCCCACGTCATCGTGCCGAGGGAAAGCGCGCTGACCGAAAGGCCCGTACGGCCGAGCGGGCGATAGTCCATAGCGGTGATCCTGATCTTGTCTTCGAAGCGGAGGGAGGCGGTCAGCGCGTGAGGCGCGCCAGAACCTTGTCGAGGGCGATGAACAGCGCGTTGACGGCGCCGAAGGTAAGCGTCAGCAGGACCGAATTGCGCACGAACAGCGCAAGGCCAAGCTCGTCGTAGTTGAGGAACCAGTAGGGGTAGGAGTTCTCTCCGAGACCGCGGACGAGGACGTAGGTGCCATAGATTGCCGCCGGTGCCATCCCCCACCAAACGTGCCGCCACGCCAGCGCACCATGGCGCAAGGCAACGAACGTCGCGATGGACAGAACGGGCACCACTGCGTGCAGCGCGAGGGTCGCCACATTCTCCATCGGCGTGTTCGTCGCCATGTTGCCGCGCAGGAGCAGGAAATAGACGCTGCCGACGATGGTGATCGACGACACCGCCACCAGCATCGCGCGCGGATCGCCCCAGCGGGCAGGCGCAATGGCGGCCAGTGCCATCACCGCCAGCACGCCGATGTTGGTCCAGATGGTGAAGTAGCGCGCAAGGTCCCACAGTGCGGCGCCGGTACCCTTCCCGTCTGCTGCAAAATTGGTGATGGACAGGTCGGTGCGCAGCACCAGCGCGAACAGGGCCGCCGCGGTGGTCGCCGCCGCCAGAATGCTGGCGCTGCGGCCGATCACTCCGCAACCTTCGCGCGGGCCACAAGCTCGCGCACCTTGGGCAGGATGTTGGTGACGATGACACCCACCCCATCGTCGGTGGGGTGGATCCCGTCGCCGATGTTGAGCGCGGGATCGCCAGCCACCCCTTCGAGGAAGAACGGGTAGTAGATCACGTCGCGGGCCGAGAGGTCATCGAACACGGCCTTGAAGTCGTTGCCGTATTCGGCGCCGAGGTTGGGCGGGGCCAGCATGCCGGCCAGGAGCACCGGCAAGCCGCGCGCCTCCAGCCGGTCGAGGATCGCGGTCAGGTTTTCGCGGGTGCTTTCGGGATCGAGGCCGCGCAAGGCATCGTTGCC
This window encodes:
- a CDS encoding putative zinc-binding metallopeptidase, translating into MRRLTCQNCGHDVFFDSVSCVSCGQALAYAPQQAVMLSTAGERWQIGDVSYPACDNRADIGCNWLTTDDEALCEACRHNRLIPDLSVPGNAARWAKIEAAKRVLFYSLIAWDLPRAVKVAADDGGLAFDFLADQVLADGSEKNHLTGHANGLITINIAEGDDAERERRRTSMGEPYRTLVGHFRHEVGHYYWDRMVATDPARLESFRALFGDDREDYGEALKRHYDEGAPADWADNFISTYATAHAWEDFAETFAHYVHMVDGLETAAAFGAGVGNVAPIADPYQATDSAALVAAWVPTTVAINAINRSMGQPDLYPFVLSGPVSEKLAFIHDMVHRVPVAAG
- a CDS encoding metalloregulator ArsR/SmtB family transcription factor — protein: MTDSNGLLAIFAALADDTRFAIVRRLLSDGELPVGAIAAPFSVTAPAISRHLRVLESAGLVERRIDRQRRMIRVRPDALSEIAAWLNQEPQVAPGAIGKQGPLSIHA
- a CDS encoding BA14K family protein, with the translated sequence MGTASAAVHGGPTPLTITPHFADVMANAATEDAAAGEGVQVAETARQRRLRIRRQERRRANRRATQRNRQVRRNVRRNTRRRVARQERNRIYRNNRWYYYNDGGWYDNNGAALAAGLVGLAAGAAIAGSVNRQPEVVVVEPGYGVAPYSSEWYRRCDMKYNSFRASDGTYLGYDGVRHTCRLP
- a CDS encoding FadR/GntR family transcriptional regulator → MTDERNAGVPRPARRNLVLEVIEDLRNQIAGGTYKPGERLPPESQLTEQFKVSRTVVREAIAGLRADGLVEPRQGAGVFVLEPAIDEAKPFQILDWDRISAIIEMLELRAAVEMEAASLAANRRSPVQEDAIMDACTELRRCAAAGILTTEADLAFHLAIADATNNPRFREFLEVMGVGAIPRAAMRAEISSVITPDYIEMLCNEHDQIADAICRTDPGAAREAMRDHLKRSQQRYRDLARHRPATHHTS
- the kdgD gene encoding 5-dehydro-4-deoxyglucarate dehydratase, with the protein product MTPQDLKAALGSGLLSFPVTAFDANGAFTREPYQAHVEWLSGYNAATLFAAGGTGEFFSLAPREIPEIVTAAKEAAGNTPIVSGCGYGTEIAIEIARSVERAGGDGILLLPHYLIDAPQEGLFAHIKAVCDAIGIGVMVYNRDNSILEADTLARLCDACPNLVGFKDGSGDIGKVRQITAKMGDRLTYLGGMPTAELFAEAYLGAGFTTYSSAVFNFVPALAQEFYKALRGGDIARCTAILNDFFYPFMAIRNRQKGYAVSAIKAGVRLRGFKAGGVRSPLTDLTGEEEAMMSRLMDQVDANSVEA
- a CDS encoding mandelate racemase family protein: MIITDVSVRTFRTKTKRHSDSAGHGHPGPAHKVAQSLLTVTTEDGHEGHAFAAPQVVRPHLIDKYVKKVLIGQDARDRERLWHDLAHWQRGSAAQLTDRTLAIVDCALWDLAGRALNQPVHKLIGAYRDKVPAYGSTMCGDELEGGLATPDDYGRFAQKLVARGYKGIKLHTWMPPVSWAPDVKADLRACAAVREAVGPDIALMIDAFHWYSRLDALALGRGLEKLGFAWIEEPMDEQSMSSYAWLAGALDIPVLGPETAAGKFWARAEWVKAGAVDILRTGVHDVGGITPALKTMRMAECFGMDCEVHGNGAANLIVAAASRNCRWYERGLLHPFLEYDDGHDYLKTLADPMDEDGFVHLSDRPGLGEEIDFDHIENNRVA
- a CDS encoding DMT family transporter, encoding MAMSDNAKGALLMCVSMGAFCINDGFMKENFETSPVAQTIFIRGLFASAILVAWAQATGALRFRPARHEIRPLVFRSIGEILGTASFMMALSHMPLANATAVLQGAPLAVTMAAALFLGEKVGWRRWSAIMVGFIGMLVMLRPGGADFDLYAIFAVFAVLFIVLRDLGTRGMSAATPTLYASAISAVCITVVSGLVIPFEGWKVPVGREALLAACSAAFIIVGYVTNVGSMRFGDVSAVSPFRYTVLIWALLIGYFGFGQVPDTMTLIGAAIVVAAGLYTLWREQIRGQDIGARSSARPFSPAQEEPEA
- a CDS encoding DUF4174 domain-containing protein encodes the protein MIRALVAVLFSVFGGAAMASDLDEVRWQYRPLLVFTPAADNTSLSRQTTILADNKAGLTPRKIAVYVVEMDRVFTIFGAPAPDADAKRLRRRFRVPDAAFRVVLIGLDGGAKLTRDEALPADELFNTIDAMPMRQRELRERASGN
- the leuB gene encoding 3-isopropylmalate dehydrogenase; this translates as MPSLLLLAGDGIGPEVMAETRRVIEFFNRRGAAFELAEGLVGGAAVDAEGAPVSEETMATAEAADAILFGAVGGPQYDDLAYDLRPEAGLLRLRKAFELFANIRPAICYPALADSSSLKRDVVEGLDIVILRELTGGVYFGEPKTIEDIGNGQKRAVDTQVYDTYEIDRIARAAFELARARATGGNAPRVTSMEKRNVMKTGVLWREVVQAARDDGNTDIVLDHMLADAGAMQLVRAPKQFDVIVTDNLFGDLLSDIAAQLTGSLGMLPSASLGAVDAKSGRRRALYEPVHGSAPDIAGQGLANPIAMIGSLAMALKYSFGMTAEADLVDGAIAAALDKGARTSDIAAGGAALSTSEMTDAILTEMEKAA
- a CDS encoding threonine/serine dehydratase, which produces MIDAGDIDAAAERIAPYVRRTPLLALRGPVPCELKLEQLQVTGSFKARGAFNTLLSQKVPASGVAAASGGNHGIAVAHAARELGHKAAIFVPEIASPAKIAAIRAAKAEIHIGGARYADALAACEAYQAETGAMSIHAYDAEPTITGQGTVAREWEQQSAGLDTVLVAVGGGGLIAGIAAYFGKRIRVVGVEPEGSRCLYNALEAGGPVDVKVDSIAADSLGARSAGALNFTIARLRVAEVKLVTDAAIRAAQRTLWREARLVTEPGGAAAYAALSSGAYRPAPGERVGVLVCGANTDPITFGAVLDTN
- a CDS encoding sulfite exporter TauE/SafE family protein, which encodes MIAFLPDGITWGAAAALMVVSLLSSALTAAVGIGGGIVFLVALTFVVPIEALIALHGIIQVGSNAGRTIVLARQVNYRLLLPFVLGATVGVAIGAALVTDLPEATILLAIGVFVTVTTWVKPPPFGRGQPAVLAIGGAGASILTMFIGATGPFVIAMMRQTGLSHIGLVATNGAAMTVQHALKVIAFGILGFNFMPWLPLVAALIASGFVGTLIGARLLRSLPEQALRMALKVVLTMLGLHLIVRGVLDLL
- a CDS encoding aldo/keto reductase codes for the protein MDYRPLGRTGLSVSALSLGTMTWGTQNTEDEGFAQMDYALERGLNLWDAAELYPTPTAAETLGRTEEIIGNWMAARGTRDKIILASKVLGRSENRWFRDGDREPRLTARDIEEAVNKSLKRLKTDRIDLYQVHWPDRTTTQFGSNPMVYNTPKKVDDETPIHESLEALDRLVKAGKVLHIGISNESTWGLMKWIAAADAGHGPRIASIQNAYSLVNRTFEVNLAEAALREDVSLLAYSALAQGYLTGKYRGGALPEGARKTLYNRLTRYEGPGAEVANDKYVALAEEAGLDPAQMAIAFAMSRPFMTSVIIGATRMEQLKSVIDAADITLGDDLLAEIDKVQRAHGNPSP